In the genome of Phlebotomus papatasi isolate M1 chromosome 2, Ppap_2.1, whole genome shotgun sequence, one region contains:
- the LOC129803485 gene encoding uncharacterized protein LOC129803485 yields the protein MAYNLELLFAQVQSLYETANALKKTTVLDGDLLDDVEAKLQCLQGVQQRFAAANSALHQQVLTREQTEKAQRMATDFWKICTEVELILRTYVQKIKRHMGEQKPVGACQESVSDTVKELIQEHNESIKVIADSVASAISHGQLGQSKAKLPLLQLPTFSGKYSEWQGFYDSFLSTVHNNKDLSDVDKFTYLRGALTGSAASALKHTPTSSKYYHRALEILLKKFNKPNCIVAEFVDTFYSQQALPQPNAVKLREMYNVFEEVTHGLEAIDHLSHEPFMIHSALKRVDPETRSMWHNEVSGSEIRGWQQFRDFLSDRCDALEMAKTGDSQSSQVNSKNAQPSKQSSKSKAALVTTAQAEQNAKCPFCGQKHKVHQCPKFLSAKPGQRHHMVFDSKLCYNCLRDTHVIQDCPSGGCRTCHQKHNTLLHDYYQKPVNSSSDVTGNNSSNNTEVPSKSEQSQRTSQPNVVVGMTINQTIETQQVLLPTVQILVSDVWGRQLKCRALLDSCSQINCITRSFAQRLELPFKNSGQDIKGLGLATTETSQALTISINSLYEPFTVIAECVVLNHITNDQPSVPVSQKVQIPSNLFLADPVFHKPGKIDILLGAGVFMKAIRTHQISGNPSLMETAFGYIIAGDCPGPAPTTNHSHLATCLCVVRPEDSLHTNMEKFWNIEEVGDGQRLLSPEEQKCENHFKLHTTRNGEGRFIVNLPIHGDLNRLGNSREVAEKRFRCTEQRLQKNNQLYEHYRDFMREYESLGHMRLLPEGYTSPRPAVYLCHHPVIKDSTSTPVRVVFDASAKTSSGESLNSVLMVGGKTQEDIFDILLRYRQHNVVLRADVQKMYRQIEVCDADQNMQRILWRESPKEPLKTYLLKTVTYGTACAPFLATRCLRQLAEDEQQSFPMAAEITMRDFYVDDVLTGTSTVEEAKELQRQLSLMLSQGGFKLKKWTSNSAEVLSQIPEADQERSSSHNLDLEDTVKALGLFHNSTTDQLRYQMSDISSPVSRRGILADTARVYDPLGILAPVILNAKILLQSLWRKNLDWDTELVGEVAQKWQEYQDDIKYAVANIAVPRQVTCSGPSQDTQLYLFCDASEKAYGACIYVRTVDSNNKVHSHLLCAKTKVAPLKQLTLPRLELCAATLGSRLMKRVRDALSIPINGYQAFTDSMIVLHWIRGEAQQWKTFVGNRVATVQNIIPPSRWHHVRSEHNPADLASRGATAETLMSDSHWLHGPHWMRDLNMQFDDPEFQLEDNIDLERRSQVTLVLVSEDFWSFITRFSSFSKLVRCIAIWQRFIRILRQRHAQQEIPRGSLKVQEIQTAKTTLVRYVQQQAFPKEYRELTSGKPLPKKSHLNKLQPFLDKENVMRVGGRLSNANIPYEHKHPILMPRNHHVTQLIALEVHRDTLHGGAQLLLAQIRQEFWPIRGIEVAKKVIQQCVICFRAKPYTLQQIMSQCHSSRVTASFPFYHTGVDFCGPFLIKPLVRSQTRVKVYIALFTCMAIRAVHLEVVTALTTEAFIASLRRFIARRGRPAKILCDNATNFIGASRELKELQRLYDSKEFQSYTQDFSANQGIEFDFIPPRSPHFGGAWESLIKRIKHHLTRTMGNTSYTEEQLSTIVTQIEACINSRPLTPLTTDPGDFEILTPAHFLVGRSLTALPEQPLLDHPENRLKQWTLGQQRLQFFWKRWREEFLHTLQQRSKWTDTQPSLSIGDMVIVKEDNLPPAKWMLGRVITVYPGADGAVRVAAIRTASGVYKRAVTKLCLLPIDKDFQKHQFLPGQDGSARQETADVSREIAPLAVDEKSVSRGHHGKEGKGEGETYQ from the coding sequence aTGGCTTACAATTTGGAACTGCTTTTTGCGCAAGTGCAGTCGCTGTATGAGACAGCCAATGCCCTCAAAAAGACAACTGTTCTGGACGGTGATTTGTTAGATGATGTGGAGGCCAAACTCCAGTGCTTGCAGGGTGTTCAGCAAAGATTTGCAGCAGCAAACTCTGCACTTCATCAGCAAGTTTTGACACGTGAGCAGACGGAAAAGGCTCAGCGAATGGCTACAGATTTCTGGAAGATCTGCACAGAGGTTGAACTCATTCTCAGGACTTATGTGCAGAAGATTAAGCGTCACATGGGTGAACAGAAACCAGTTGGAGCTTGTCAAGAGTCTGTGTCAGATACAGTCAAAGAGCTAATTCAGGAGCATAACGAGTCAATCAAGGTTATTGCAGACTCAGTGGCGAGCGCAATCAGTCACGGACAATTAGGGCAGTCCAAGGCGAAACTTCCATTGCTGCAGTTACCTACATTCTCTGGCAAGTACTCGGAGTGGCAAGGATTTTACGACAGTTTCTTGTCCACGGTACACAACAACAAGGATTTGAGCGATGTGGACAAATTTACGTATTTGAGGGGTGCCTTAACGGGAAGTGCAGCCAGTGCTCTCAAGCATACTCCTACTTCGTCCAAATATTACCACAGAGCTCTGGAGATTCTTCTCAAAAAGTTCAACAAGCCAAACTGTATCGTGGCAGAATTCGTGGACACTTTCTATTCACAACAAGCACTTCCCCAACcaaatgcagtgaagctcagGGAAATGTACAATGTGTTTGAGGAGGTGACACATGGATTGGAGGCAATTGATCACTTGAGCCATGAGCCCTTTATGATTCACTCAGCACTCAAAAGGGTGGATCCCGAGACACGCAGCATGTGGCACAatgaagtgtctggaagtgagATAAGGGGATGGCAACAATTCAGGGATTTTCTGTCCGACAGATGTGATGCTTTGGAGATGGCGAAAACAGGAGATTCCCAATCATCTCAAGTGAATTCCAAAAATGCTCAGCCTTCAAAGCAATCTTCAAAATCAAAGGCTGCTCTTGTAACCACGGCTCAAGCAGAGCAGAATGCGAAGTGTCCATTCTGTGGACAAAAACATAAGGTTCATCAGTGTCCGAAATTCTTGTCAGCGAAACCTGGACAGCGCCATCATATGGTGTTTGACAGCAAGCTTTGCTACAATTGTTTGCGAGATACTCATGTAATTCAGGACTGTCCATCTGGTGGTTGCAGGACATGTCACCAAAAGCATAATACATTATTGCACGATTATTACCAGAAGCCTGTCAACAGCAGCTCGGACGTGACTGGTAATAATTCTTCAAACAACACAGAAGTACCTTCAAAATCAGAGCAGTCTCAGCGAACTTCTCAACCCAATGTCGTGGTGGGCATGACCATCAATCAGACAATTGAAACGCAACAAGTTCTCTTGCCTACAGTACAGATTCTCGTGTCAGATGTATGGGGGAGACAACTAAAGTGCCGTGCCCTATTGGACTCGTGCAGTCAAATTAACTGCATCACGCGTTCATTTGCTCAACGTTTGGAGTTGCCATTCAAGAATTCCGGACAGGACATCAAGGGTTTGGGACTAGCGACCACAGAGACTTCTCAAGCACTCACAATTTCAATCAATTCGCTATATGAACCATTCACAGTAATAGCGGAGTGTGTAGTGCTGAATCACATCACAAATGATCAACCGTCAGTGCCTGTCAGTCAAAAGGTGCAGATACCAAGCAATCTGTTCCTTGCAGATCCTGTATTTCACAAACCTGGCAAGATAGACATTTTGCTGGGAGCTGGAGTCTTCATGAAGGCAATCCGCACTCATCAGATCAGTGGAAATCCTTCTTTGATGGAAACAGCATTTGGATACATTATCGCTGGGGATTGTCCAGGGCCAGCACCGACTACCAATCATTCTCATCTTGCTACATGCCTATGTGTGGTTCGACCTGAAGATTCTCTACACACAAACATGGAGAAATTCTGGAACATCGAAGAAGTTGGGGATGGTCAAAGACTTCTCAGCCCAGAAGAGCAGAAGTGTGAAAATCATTTCAAACTACACACCACACGCAATGGTGAGGGTCGATTTATCGTCAATCTCCCTATTCATGGAGATCTCAATCGCCTGGGAAATTCTCGAGAGGTAGCAGAAAAACGTTTTCGATGCACTGAACAGCGGCTTCAGAAAAACAATCAGCTGTATGAACATTATCGAGACTTCATGCGAGAGTATGAGTCGCTTGGTCATATGCGACTTCTACCAGAGGGTTACACATCTCCCCGACCTGCAGTCTATCTTTGCCATCATCCAGTGATTAAGGACTCGACATCAACACCAGTACGAGTAGTTTTCGACGCTTCAGCGAAGACTAGTTCCGGAGAATCACTCAATTCAGTGCTGATGGTGGGAGGGAAGACACAGGAAGACATTTTTGACATCCTTTTGAGATACCGCCAACACAATGTGGTATTGAGAGCAGATGTGCAAAAGATGTATCGGCAGATTGAGGTGTGTGATGCTGATCAGAACATGCAGAGGATTCTTTGGAGAGAGTCACCCAAGGAGCCACTCAAAACATATCTCCTCAAGACTGTCACCTACGGAACAGCCTGTGCACCGTTCTTGGCCACTCGGTGTTTGAGGCAACTGGCTGAGGATGAACAACAATCATTCCCAATGGCAGCTGAGATCACGATGCGGGACTTCTACGTGGACGATGTGTTGACAGGAACATCCACTGTGGAAGAAGCCAAGGAATTACAACGTCAACTCAGTCTCATGCTCAGTCAGGGAGGTTTCAAACTCAAGAAGTGGACATCAAATTCTGCAGAAGTGTTGAGTCAAATACCAGAAGCAGATCAGGAGCGCAGTTCCTCCCACAATTTGGATCTAGAGGATACTGTGAAGGCATTGGGATTGTTTCACAATTCCACCACTGACCAACTGCGATATCAGATGTCTGACATTTCCAGTCCAGTCTCAAGAAGGGGAATTCTCGCAGACACCGCCAGAGTGTATGATCCACTTGGAATACTGGCTCCAGTCATTCTCAATGCCAAAATTTTACTTCAGTCACTTTGGAGGAAGAATCTGGATTGGGATACTGAGTTAGTAGGAGAAGTAGCCCAAAAATGGCAGGAGTATCAGGACGACATCAAATATGCAGTGGCAAATATTGCAGTTCCACGTCAGGTCACATGTAGCGGTCCTTCTCAGGACACCCAGCTGTACCTTTTCTGTGACGCATCAGAAAAGGCATATGGTGCGTGCATTTATGTACGTACTGTTGATTCAAACAACAAGGTTCATTCACATTTGTTGTGTGCCAAGACCAAGGTGGCGCCATTGAAGCAACTCACTCTTCCACGTTTGGAGCTCTGTGCAGCAACTCTTGGATCACGACTGATGAAGAGAGTGAGAGATGCACTATCAATTCCCATCAACGGATATCAGGCATTCACTGATTCAATGATAGTGTTACATTGGATCCGTGGAGAAGCTCAACAATGGAAGACATTCGTGGGCAATCGTGTGGCCACAGTTCAAAACATCATTCCTCCATCTCGGTGGCATCATGTGAGATCTGAACACAATCCAGCAGATCTTGCCTCTCGAGGAGCAACAGCAGAGACTTTAATGTCCGATTCACATTGGTTGCATGGTCCTCATTGGATGAGAGACTTGAACATGCAATTTGACGACCCAGAATTCCAGCTTGAAGACAACATTGACTTGGAACGACGCAGTCAAGTCACACTAGTTCTGGTCAGTGAAGATTTCTGGTCATTCATCACAAGGTTTTCTTCATTCTCCAAGTTGGTGCGGTGCATTGCTATCTGGCAGAGATTCATCAGAATTCTAAGGCAAAGGCATGCACAGCAAGAGATTCCTCGGGGCTCGTTGAAGGTGCAGGAGATTCAGACAGCGAAAACAACTCTAGTGCGATATGTACAACAGCAAGCCTTTCCTAAGGAGTATCGCGAGTTGACATCAGGCAAACCATTGCCGAAAAAGTCTCATCTCAACAAACTACAGCCATTCTTAGACAAAGAGAATGTGATGCGAGTTGGAGGCAGGCTCAGCAATGCAAACATCCCATATGAGCACAAACATCCAATTTTGATGCCCAGAAACCATCACGTGACACAGCTCATTGCATTGGAAGTACATCGGGACACACTTCATGGCGGAGCTCAACTGCTCTTGGCTCAAATAAGACAAGAATTTTGGCCTATCAGAGGGATTGAGGTTGCCAAGAAGGTCATTCAGCAATGTGTCATCTGTTTCCGCGCAAAACCGTACACTCTTCAGCAGATCATGAGCCAATGTCATTCATCTAGAGTGAccgcaagttttccattttaTCACACTGGCGTGGACTTCTGCGGACCGTTCCTGATCAAACCATTGGTGAGATCCCAGACTCGAGTGAAGGTGTACATCGCATTGTTCACGTGCATGGCAATCAGAGCTGTGCATTTGGAAGTAGTCACAGCATTGACAACTGAGGCATTTATTGCTTCTCTCCGAAGGTTCATCGCTCGCAGAGGACGTCCAGCAAAAATTCTTTGTGACAATGCAACAAATTTTATTGGTGCATCCCGTGAACTGAAGGAGCTACAACGTCTTTACGATTCGAAGGAGTTTCAATCATACACTCAAGATTTCAGCGCAAATCAAGGGATTGAATTCGACTTCATTCCACCCAGAAGTCCTCATTTTGGTGGAGCATGGGAGTCACTCATCAAGCGCATCAAACACCATCTCACAAGGACCATGGGAAACACAAGCTACACGGAAGAGCAGCTGAGCACGATCGTGACTCAAATCGAAGCATGCATTAATTCGCGTCCACTCACACCACTCACAACAGATCCTGgtgatttcgagattttgacgcCAGCTCATTTTCTCGTCGGACGTTCTCTCACAGCTCTACCCGAGCAGCCACTTTTAGATCACCCAGAAAATCGGCTGAAACAATGGACACTCGGACAACAACGCCTACAGTTCTTCTGGAAGCGCTGGAGAGAAGAATTTCTGCATACACTTCAACAAAGATCCAAATGGACTGACACGCAACCTTCTTTGTCCATTGGAGACATGGTCATCGTCAAGGAAGATAATCTCCCACCTGCCAAATGGATGCTAGGGAGAGTTATCACAGTGTACCCAGGAGCAGATGGTGCAGTACGCGTCGCAGCTATACGTACTGCATCTGGAGTGTACAAGAGGGCCGTTACCAAGCTGTGCCTTCTTCCCATCGACAAGGATTTTCAGAAACATCAGTTTCTGCCCGGTCAGGATGGATCTGCGCGCCAGGAGACCGCAGATGTTTCACGCGAGATAGCGCCACTCGCGGTCGATGAGAAGTCGGTGAGTCGCGGCCATCATGGGAAAGAGGGGAAGGGAGAAGGAGAGACATATCAGTAG